A genomic region of Desulfosarcina ovata subsp. ovata contains the following coding sequences:
- the coaE gene encoding dephospho-CoA kinase (Dephospho-CoA kinase (CoaE) performs the final step in coenzyme A biosynthesis.), which translates to MTINGPCLQRCPGNLFNPSDAVTRRSRRGHDKHRERSIVIIAGLTGGIASGKSTVSDIFRKAGATIIDADIIAREVVTQGTPAYAEIIHAFGDIILQPDGAIDRKRLGDIIFNAPEKKVLLDAIVHPRVFERMERRIAQTAETTPGAVVILDIPLLLETRIPRKLAEVILVYVPETLQLKRLMQRDAIDKQAALARIHSQMSIEEKRSQATVIIDNSGDREQTRQQALAVLSRLKKG; encoded by the coding sequence ATGACCATCAATGGCCCGTGCCTGCAGCGCTGTCCGGGCAACCTTTTCAATCCGTCCGATGCGGTCACCCGTCGGTCACGCCGTGGACATGACAAACACCGGGAAAGGAGTATCGTGATCATCGCCGGTCTCACCGGAGGAATCGCCAGCGGGAAATCAACGGTTTCTGACATCTTCAGGAAGGCTGGAGCAACCATCATCGATGCCGACATCATCGCCCGGGAGGTGGTTACACAGGGAACCCCCGCCTACGCGGAAATCATTCATGCCTTCGGCGATATCATTTTGCAGCCTGATGGCGCCATCGATCGCAAGCGACTGGGCGACATCATTTTTAATGCTCCAGAAAAAAAGGTCCTCCTGGATGCCATCGTCCATCCGCGGGTCTTTGAACGGATGGAACGGCGCATCGCCCAAACGGCTGAAACTACCCCCGGCGCCGTCGTGATTCTCGATATCCCGCTGCTTCTCGAAACCCGTATCCCAAGAAAGCTGGCAGAGGTCATCCTGGTCTATGTTCCGGAAACGTTGCAGTTGAAACGGCTCATGCAGCGGGACGCAATTGACAAACAGGCCGCCCTGGCACGGATTCATTCCCAGATGTCCATCGAAGAGAAACGGAGCCAAGCCACCGTTATTATCGACAACAGTGGGGACCGGGAACAAACCCGCCAGCAGGCACTGGCTGTTCTCAGCCGCCTGAAAAAGGGCTGA
- a CDS encoding peptide chain release factor 3, whose protein sequence is MDGHLIKELQKRRTFGIISHPDAGKTTLTEKLLLFGGAIQMAGAVKAKRAGRYATSDWMTIEKERGISVTTSVMKFTYNGFEVNLLDTPGHQDFSEDTYRVLTAVDSALMVIDSAKGVEPQTEKLMEVCRMRNTPIMTFINKLDRDGMAPLDILADIEDKLQIECAPLSWPIGMGKRFRGVYNRHQNQLYLFTPGGETRHQEGILITDLADPRLDEMLDSQADELREDVELLEGAANPFELEAYLKGSQTPVFFGSAINNFGVRELLDAFVEMAPSPQARPTTTRLVDPQETAFSGFAFKIQANMDPAHRDRIAFVRICSGKFTRGMKVLQTRIGKQVTLSNATIFMAQDRTHVEEAYPGDIIGIHNHGTIGIGDTFCEKEALSFTGIPNFAPDHFRRVQLNNPLKAKQLLKGLTQLAEEGAVQFFRPLTGNSYILGAVGVLQFDVTMARLKSEYGVDARYEPVSFAAARWVTSEDRKQLAHFEKEKYASLAHDSHGKLTYLASSLWRLDNAMEEWPAIRFHKTRELIA, encoded by the coding sequence ATGGACGGCCATCTTATAAAAGAACTCCAGAAACGGCGAACGTTCGGCATCATCAGTCACCCGGACGCGGGAAAAACCACACTGACAGAGAAACTGCTCCTTTTCGGCGGGGCCATCCAGATGGCCGGTGCCGTCAAAGCCAAACGCGCCGGTCGATACGCCACCAGCGACTGGATGACCATCGAAAAAGAACGCGGTATTTCCGTGACCACCTCGGTCATGAAGTTCACCTATAACGGATTCGAGGTCAACCTGCTGGACACCCCGGGCCACCAGGATTTTTCCGAAGACACCTACCGCGTGCTCACCGCCGTGGACAGCGCCCTGATGGTAATCGACAGTGCCAAAGGGGTCGAGCCCCAGACCGAAAAGCTCATGGAGGTGTGCCGGATGCGCAACACCCCCATTATGACCTTCATCAACAAACTTGACCGCGACGGCATGGCACCGCTGGACATCCTGGCCGATATCGAAGACAAACTTCAGATTGAATGCGCGCCCCTCTCCTGGCCCATCGGCATGGGCAAGCGATTCCGCGGGGTTTACAATCGCCACCAAAATCAGCTCTACCTGTTCACGCCGGGTGGTGAAACCCGCCACCAGGAGGGCATTCTGATTACCGACCTTGCCGATCCGCGCCTGGATGAAATGCTGGACAGCCAGGCGGACGAACTCCGGGAAGATGTGGAACTGCTCGAAGGTGCGGCCAATCCCTTCGAACTGGAGGCATACCTCAAGGGCAGCCAGACGCCGGTCTTTTTCGGCAGTGCCATCAATAACTTTGGCGTCCGCGAACTGTTGGACGCTTTTGTGGAAATGGCCCCCTCCCCCCAGGCGCGCCCCACCACCACGCGTCTGGTAGACCCTCAGGAAACGGCATTTTCGGGCTTCGCCTTTAAAATTCAGGCCAACATGGATCCGGCCCATCGTGACCGCATCGCTTTTGTGCGCATCTGTTCGGGCAAGTTTACCCGCGGAATGAAGGTCCTGCAGACCCGCATCGGCAAACAGGTAACCCTCTCCAACGCCACCATTTTCATGGCCCAGGACCGCACCCATGTGGAAGAGGCCTACCCCGGTGATATCATCGGCATCCACAACCACGGAACCATCGGTATCGGGGATACCTTCTGTGAGAAGGAGGCGCTCAGTTTCACCGGCATTCCCAATTTTGCGCCGGATCATTTCAGGCGGGTACAGCTGAACAATCCGCTCAAGGCCAAGCAGTTGCTCAAAGGGCTGACCCAACTGGCCGAGGAGGGTGCCGTGCAGTTCTTCCGTCCGCTCACCGGAAACAGCTATATTCTCGGCGCCGTCGGGGTGCTTCAATTCGATGTCACCATGGCGCGCCTGAAATCCGAATACGGGGTCGATGCCCGGTATGAACCGGTCAGCTTTGCGGCCGCCCGGTGGGTGACCAGTGAAGACAGAAAACAGCTGGCCCACTTCGAAAAGGAAAAGTACGCCAGCCTGGCCCATGATTCCCATGGGAAGCTTACCTATCTGGCTTCCAGCCTGTGGCGACTGGACAATGCCATGGAAGAGTGGCCGGCCATCCGCTTCCACAAAACCCGCGAATTGATCGCCTGA
- a CDS encoding universal stress protein gives MKILVGYDGSNSAKDALTLAKQHAVAFDAKVIVLASLTGESVTHTVEVEHANENLKYAGDLLAEASIPCETKLLVRGLTPGEDLIQFAEEESVDEIIIGIKGRSQVGKLLFGSNAQFVIIKAPCPVVTVK, from the coding sequence ATGAAAATCCTGGTCGGCTATGACGGGTCAAATTCGGCAAAAGATGCCTTGACCCTGGCCAAACAACACGCAGTCGCCTTCGATGCAAAAGTCATTGTGCTGGCATCGCTAACCGGTGAGAGCGTGACCCATACCGTGGAAGTGGAGCATGCCAACGAAAATTTGAAATATGCCGGTGATCTGTTAGCAGAGGCAAGCATCCCTTGTGAAACCAAACTGCTCGTCCGCGGCTTGACACCGGGCGAGGACCTGATCCAGTTTGCAGAGGAAGAGTCGGTTGATGAAATTATCATCGGCATCAAAGGCCGTTCGCAAGTCGGCAAACTGCTCTTTGGTTCAAACGCCCAGTTTGTGATCATCAAAGCCCCCTGCCCCGTGGTGACCGTCAAATAA
- a CDS encoding HD-GYP domain-containing protein, translating to MRSDEQVSNEARERHLQTLGEISAALEKKDLYTQAHGHRVALYSMRLARRLGFSAEEIRNVGIGGLFHDVGKLAMSDHILATRETQLSNELKQEVQCHPLIGAALLKNIAFLGPVVDFVLFHHEREDGKGYPFGLNSAEIPPGAKIVSIADCFDAVTTDRPYHKGQPAAAAYAVLREGCHGNFNAIFVEVFIQEIEEGGMIQDIDPDPLLADELVRSIAGCSHQVF from the coding sequence ATGCGAAGTGATGAACAGGTTTCCAACGAAGCACGTGAGCGGCATCTGCAGACATTGGGTGAAATATCTGCCGCGCTGGAAAAGAAAGACTTGTATACACAGGCCCACGGCCACCGTGTGGCATTGTATTCCATGCGACTGGCCCGGCGGCTGGGTTTTTCAGCGGAAGAGATCCGCAATGTCGGCATTGGCGGGCTCTTTCACGATGTGGGCAAGTTGGCCATGAGCGATCACATTTTGGCAACCCGGGAAACGCAACTGTCCAATGAGCTTAAACAGGAAGTGCAGTGCCATCCGCTCATCGGGGCGGCACTGCTTAAAAACATTGCCTTTCTGGGACCGGTGGTGGATTTTGTGCTTTTCCACCACGAACGCGAAGATGGCAAGGGATATCCGTTTGGTCTGAATTCGGCTGAAATTCCTCCCGGAGCAAAAATCGTCAGCATTGCGGACTGCTTTGATGCCGTCACCACCGACCGCCCCTATCACAAAGGGCAACCGGCGGCAGCGGCGTACGCGGTGCTCCGGGAAGGCTGTCACGGCAATTTCAACGCAATCTTCGTCGAAGTGTTTATTCAGGAAATTGAAGAAGGCGGAATGATCCAGGACATTGATCCCGATCCGCTGCTGGCCGACGAACTGGTTCGATCCATCGCCGGCTGCAGTCACCAGGTGTTTTAA